In Nicotiana tabacum cultivar K326 chromosome 17, ASM71507v2, whole genome shotgun sequence, one DNA window encodes the following:
- the LOC107792417 gene encoding nodulation receptor kinase: protein MMEVVNCWNTRLVNCGIIFLLLFVQSAFAQVFLSIQCCAPANFTEPSTNLSWISDETWFPENQSCIIRTAHKNTPYERARFFSSDIGRKWCYNLPTRIDQDYLVRGTFLSGNQEKAIPHSSFVVLIGVTPLATVKSSDELRVEGIFRATRNYTNFCLLNKKGKPYLSKVELRPINPDYLKREPSEVLKLVHRVDSGNKGAEIRYPYDQYDRIWRPASNLDSEVAHIQPSIVKQANAEAHRLLPPSLVLQTALTHPGRLEFLHEDLDTGYYTYYLVLYFFEPNDSVQAGERVFHVYINNVKRLEVDILASGSRYLDVVLKFRANRAVNLTMIKASNLSQLGPICNAYEILKTLPRVKETAIEEVDIMVNMKMELLQHNQNNEILRSWSGDPCLPLPWRGLTCDRVNGTSVITQMNLSLGGLSGPSPPSIQKLMHLRKLDMSNDGSSGTITLFPSSSTFSSRNFSRSLHLSNKLSKSIKESNSTTVKGMANGKQNTSSAHKLVIGAAVGASLLVILAIVISIVCLYKRRVIAGPRFSMRSYSVTKNAVYSVPSTDTTLKSISIRNFTLEYIEAVTQNYKTLIGEGGFGSVYRGTLTDGEEVAVKVRSATSTQGTREFNNELTLLSAITHENLIPLLGYCCENDQQILVYPFMSNGSLQDRLYGAAAKRKTLDWPARLSIALGAARGLMYLHTFSERCLIHRDVKSSNILLDQSMCAKVADFGFSKYASQEGDSGTSLEVRGTAGYLDPEYYSTQHLSAKSDVFSFGVVLLEILTGREPLNISRPRNEWSLVEWAKPLIRNSRVEEIVDPAIKGGYHGEALWRVVEVALACTETYSTYRPCMADIIRELEDALIIENNASEYLKSLDSFGGSNRFSIERSTVLPPIKSQIEPSSLLSNPAPPQPR, encoded by the exons ATGATGGAAGTGGTGAATTGCTGGAATACAAGGTTGGTCAACTGTGGTATCATCTTTCTGCTCCTGTTTGTTCAATCTGCCTTTGCACAAG TATTTCTAAGCATACAGTGTTGTGCTCCTGCAAACTTTACTGAGCCAAGTACCAACTTAAGTTGGATTTCAGATGAAACTTGGTTCCCTGAAAACCAAAGTTGTATTATAAGGACAGCGCACAAGAATACACCCTATGAACGAGCTCGATTTTTTAGCTCAGACATTGGTCGTAAGTGGTGTTACAACTTGCCAACCAGGATTGATCAAGACTATCTAGTAAGAGGTACATTTCTTTCTGGCAATCAAGAGAAGGCAATCCCACACAgttcttttgttgttttgattggtGTCACACCATTAGCCACAGTGAAGTCATCTGATGAACTTAGGGTTGAGGGAATTTTTCGAGCTACTAGAAACTATACCAACTTCTGCCTGTTGAACAAGAAAGGAAAACCTTACCTTTCTAAGGTTGAACTCAGACCAATAAATCCAGATTATCTGAAGAGGGAGCCTTCCGAAGTACTCAAACTTGTACATAGAGTAGATTCTGGAAACAAGGGTGCCGAAATCAGGTACCCCTATGACCAGTATGATAGGATTTGGAGACCAGCCTCAAATCTGGATTCAGAAGTTGCTCATATCCAGCCATCCATTGTTAAGCAGGCCAATGCAGAAGCACACCGTTTATTACCTCCTTCGTTGGTGTTACAAACAGCCCTGACCCATCCGGGGAGATTGGAATTCCTGCATGAAGACCTTGACACTGGATACTATACCTACTATCTCGTCCTGTACTTTTTTGAGCCCAATGACTCAGTTCAAGCTGGAGAAAGGGTTTTTCATGTATACATCAACAATGTAAAGAGACTCGAGGTTGATATACTGGCTAGTGGTTCCAGATACCTGGATGTAGTTCTGAAGTTCAGAGCAAACAGGGCGGTTAATCTGACTATGATTAAGGCCTCAAATTTATCGCAACTGGGACCAATTTGTAATGCTTATGAGATTTTAAAGACTCTGCCTCGAGTTAAAGAAACAGCCATAGAAGAAG TTGACATAATGGTGAATATGAAGATGGAATTATTGCAACACAACcaaaacaatgaaatattaaGAAGTTGGTCAGGAGACCCTTGTCTTCCTCTTCCATGGCGCGGTCTAACTTGTGATCGAGTTAATGGTACTTCAGTCATCACTCAGAT GAATCTCTCCTTGGGCGGCCTTAGTGGACCAAGCCCTCCTAGCATCCAAAAACTGATGCACCTAAGAAAACT GGATATGAGCAATGATGGCTCCAGTGGCACAATCACACTCTTTCCATCATCCTCCACATTTTCTTCAAG AAACTTCAGCAGGAGCCTTCACCTCAGCAACAAGCTTTCTAAAAGCATCAAGGAATCTAATAGCACCACAGT CAAGGGAATGGCTAATGGTAAACAAAATACAAGTTCAGCACATAAACTTGTGATAGGTGCAGCTGTAGGTGCATCTCTCCTAGTGATCCTCGCAATAGTTATCTCTATTGTTTGCCTCTACAAAAGACGAGTAATAGCAGGGCCAAGATTTAGTATGAGAAGTTACTCAGTGACAAAGA ATGCAGTTTATTCAGTACCAAGCACAGATACTACCTTGAAGTCAATATCCATCAGGAATTTCACTTTGGAATACATAGAAGCTGTTACACAGAACTACAAAACTTTGATAGGTGAAGGTGGTTTTGGATCTGTTTACCGTGGTACCTTGACTGATGGTGAAGAAGTGGCTGTAAAGGTCCGGTCAGCCACTTCGACTCAGGGAACTCGAGAATTCAATAATGAG CTGACCCTTCTCTCAGCTATTACGCATGAGAACCTGATCCCTCTTCTTGGCTACTGCTGCGAGAATGACCAACAAATTCTGGTTTATCCCTTTATGTCAAATGGCTCCCTACAGGATCGGTTATATG GAGCAGCGGCAAAAAGGAAGACTCTAGACTGGCCAGCCAGACTTTCCATTGCTTTAGGTGCAGCAAGAG GTTTGATGTATCTTCACACTTTCTCGGAGCGCTGTCTGATCCATAGGGATGTCAAATCAAGTAACATACTTCTAGATCAAAGCATGTGCGCCAAGGTTGCTGATTTTGGATTTTCAAAATATGCATCTCAAGAAGGGGATAGTGGTACATCCTTAGAAGTAAGGGGAACAGCTGGGTACCTGGACCCAGA GTACTACTCAACCCAACATCTATCAGCAAAAAGTGACGTCTTCAGCTTTGGAGTTGTCCTACTGGAAATCTTAACAGGTCGAGAGCCTCTCAACATAAGCAGGCCAAGAAATGAGTGGAGCTTGGTTGAATGG GCGAAACCTCTAATAAGAAACTCaagagttgaagaaattgtggATCCAGCTATCAAGGGAGGGTATCATGGTGAGGCACTGTGGAGAGTGGTAGAGGTGGCCTTGGCATGCACAGAGACATACTCCACTTACCGACCATGCATGGCGGACATCATAAGAGAGCTTGAGGATGCATTGATAATAGAAAACAATGCATCAGAATACTTGAAGTCCCTGGACAGCTTTGGAGGATCAAATCGTTTCTCTATAGAAAGGTCCACTGTCCTACCACCCATTAAATCTCAAATAGAACCATCAAGTCTCCTCTCAAACCCAGCTCCTCCACAACCAAGATAA
- the LOC107792414 gene encoding uncharacterized protein LOC107792414 → MDKYVQSFLNKLSLAFLIIATLILFLLFIKTPETCVNPNLTKPKPHHRFPKSTCDFSHRAKTSIKKHNRRLWSTKAWIQSVDSFKAQFQTLQAKNLFSKHSRALVVSAGPGHAVMALKEMGLRDVTGVELMDSPPLVSRADPHNLPFFDNAFDLGFSAYLDRALFPDRYVREMERAVRVGGACVVAVEECGGEEVEEVVKLFRKSKVLGVRNVTMGGEKRTRIVMRVTSD, encoded by the coding sequence ATGGATAAATACGTCCAAAGCTTCCTCAACAAGCTATCTTTAGCCTTCCTcattatagccacccttatccttTTCCTCCTCTTCATTAAAACCCCTGAAACCTGCGTTAATCCTAATCTCACCAAACCTAAACCACACCACCGTTTCCCCAAATCCACCTGCGATTTCTCCCACCGAGCTAAAACCTCCATAAAAAAACACAACCGTCGTTTATGGTCCACAAAAGCCTGGATCCAATCAGTTGATTCATTTAAAGCTCAGTTCCAGACTCTACAGGCGAAGAATCTCTTTTCTAAACATTCACGGGCCCTTGTGGTCTCCGCCGGGCCGGGTCATGCTGTTATGGCCCTAAAAGAAATGGGCCTTCGCGACGTAACGGGAGTTGAGCTCATGGACTCGCCGCCGCTAGTCAGCCGTGCGGATCCGCATAATCTGCCGTTTTTTGATAATGCGTTTGATCTCGGGTTTAGCGCTTATCTGGATCGGGCATTGTTTCCGGACAGATATGTTAGGGAAATGGAGAGAGCGGTGAGAGTTGGCGGCGCGTGTGTAGTGGCTGTGGAAGAGTGCGGCGGCGAAGAGGTGGAGGAAGTGGTGAAATTGTTTCGAAAGTCTAAGGTGTTGGGAGTAAGGAATGTGACAATGGGTGGAGAAAAAAGGACTAGAATCGTCATGAGAGTTACAAGTGACTGA